The Acidobacteriota bacterium genome contains the following window.
CTAGAAGTTTTAGGAGGATTTACAGAGTGATGTCAAAAGCTATCGGCAAGGTCAAATGGTTTAACAACGCAAAGGGCTACGGATTTATTGAGCAGCCCGGCGAACAGGATATTTTCGTTCATTACAGCGCCATTGGCGGTGACGGGTACAAAACCCTGATCCAGGGCCAGGAAGTTGAGTTCGAAGTAACCGACGGTCCAAAAGGGCCTCAGGCCGAGAACGTGATGAAAGTCGCGTAGGGGCAACTCCCAAGTAAAATCAGAAAAAAGGCAGTCGGGCAAGGCTGCCTTTTTTCGTCTTTTTTGGAGAGGAGTTTTCATGCAAAAGTCTCAGTCACGAAAATGCTATAAGAGACACAAAAAGACACAAGTTTTTTGTGTCTTTTTTGTGTTATTTCGTGGTTACTTCTTTTCTCTTACGTCATTTCCTCGCCCTTGGCTTTCAAAGTTCGCCGCCAGAGTTCGCGGTACGAGGTGAATCGGGAGACGAGCGTATTGAGGTAATATCGCTGGGCAAAGCTCATGGTCCGGTGATCGGCGAGGCGTTTTATGGTTGATTCAAGCCGGGCGCGAGCCTCGAGCGGAGCACGTTTTGTGGCACCATTAAAATAGATGTCAAAATCGATCTTCAGCTTGCGGATGTCGTCCTCAAGCCGGCTTAGTTTTTGATCGAATTCGACCTCTTCCTGTTTGCGCGTTAGTTGGTTGCCGTATTGTTTTCCTAGAGCCATGATCTTGATTTTCCTTTGGGTGAGAAGCGGGCGCGGGGAGCCGCTATTTAAATAATAGCTATAACACGGCAGGAATTCCATGTTTTTCTTCAACTACTTCGGATAAGATAAAAATATGCCATCAGCCTCAGCTCCAAATTCCGTGCTTCGTAATCTGCCCTCCGTCGATGAGGTGCTGCGTTCAGAGACCGGTTCCGCGATCATCTCGGCCGCCGGCGAGAGACATGCCGCAGTGCTTGCCCGTGCTGTGATCGCGGAACTGCGGAGCGAAATTTCGTCAGATCCAAGCTCGGAGCTTTCAAAATACGACCTTCTTTGCAATGCGGAGAGCAAATTATCAGAAGCCTGGAGACTTGAACGGTTGGCCGGCAGCCATCGTGTTATTAACGCCACAGGTGTCGTCATTCACACCAATCTCGGCCGTGCTCCGCTCTCGGAGAACGCACGTATGGCGATCGCCGATGCCGCCGGTTACTGCACGCTCGAATATGACATCAATACCGGCAAACGCGGCAGACGCGGCCAGCGGGCTGAGGAATTGCTGGCTGAACTGACCGGAGCCGAGAGCGTTTTGATCGTCAATAATTGTGCCGCAGCGGCGTTTTTTGTGCTGACAGGGTTCGGTTTCGGCGGCGAGGTGATCATCTCGCGGGGGGAAATGGTCGAGATCGGCGGTGATTTCCGCGTGCCGGATGTTCTCACCCAATCCGGAGCGGTTCTTCGCGAGGTCGGGACGACAAATCGCACAAAACTTGCTGATTACGAAAAGGCGATCAATGAGCAGACTCGCGTGATCCTCCGGGTTCATCCGTCGAATTACCGCATTGTCGGATTCACCTCAATGCCGGGCCTGGACGAACTCGCCGATCTGGCACATCGATCCGGGATCGTGCTGTACGAAGACATTGGATCGGGAGCGTTGATCGACCTCAGCGGCCTCGGGCTGACAGACGAGCCGCAGGTGAATGTCTCGATCGCGGCGGGTGTCGATATCGTTACATTCAGCGGCGACAAACTCCTCGGCGGCCCACAATCCGGCATCATTGCCGGTAAGGCTGAATATATTGAACGCTTACGAAAACATCCGCTGTACAGGGCATTGCGGGTCGATAAACTGACCTACGCGGCGCTCGAAGCAACGCTCGAGGTATATCGCAGAGGCTCCGAGGCCGATGACGTTCCGGTGTTGCGGATGCTGTCGATGACCAAGGCCGAAATTCGGGAAAGAGCAGAGCGATTCGTCAACTCGGCTGTCGCTGCTTCTGAAGATCCGCGGGATTCGGCATCTCAAATTTCAGATCTGAAATTTGAAATTGTCGATGGCGTTTCCGCCGTCGGCGGCGGAGCTGCGCCAAATGTGACGCCGGAAACCGCTTTGATAGCTGTTAGTCATACTCATTTGTCCGCTTCGCGATTGGAATTCGCACTGCGTAATGCTCCTACACCGATCATTACCCGAATTGTTGACGACCGCGTGATGATCGACCTCCGGACGGTGGGCGAAGGTGAGGAAGCGGAGCTGGCAGCGGCCTTACTAAGCGTGTGAAAAACGCGCCGATAGGGATGCAATGTGGTTTTAATCCGAATCGCCGTTACGCCGGAGGAACCGGCGTTGGCAAGCAGGACGCTTGCGCTCCAGTCTTTATCCGTTCTTTTGGGCGAAATCCTGCATAAAATCGACCAATGCCGTGACGCCTTCTCTCGGGAAGGCGTTGTAGATCGAGGCTCGGATACCGCCGAGTGAGCGGTGGCCGCGTAGGCCGTCGAGGCCATTTTGTTCGGCTTCGGCGCAGAATTTTTCGTCGAGTTCCGGGGTCGGCAGTTTGAATGTTACGTTCATCATGGAACGTACATCGTGGTTCGCGTGGCCGGTGAAATAACCGTCGCTGGTGTCGAGCGCGTTATACAGCAGACCGGCCTTTTCGATGTTTCGCTTTTGCATCGCTGCGAGGCCGCCTTGCTCTTTGAGCCAATCGCACACGAGGCCGACAATGTAGATGGCCCAGGTGTTCGGCGTATTCGCCATCGAATCATTGGCAGCAACATTACGGTAATCGAGCAGCGAATGCAGGCCTTGCGGGATGATCTCGAGCATATCTTCGCGGATGAAAACGACAGCGATACCGCTCGGGCCGATATTCTTTTGGGCGCCGTTGTAAACCATCGCGAATTTATCGAAATCTACCGGTTTCGACATGATATTTGACGACATATCGCAGATGACCGGAATGCCGGCGCCCTCGATGTCGTATTGAAACTCAACTCCCTCGATGGTCTCGTTCGCGACGTAATGGACGTAGCGTGCATCCGGACTGAAATTCAGCTCGGCCTGACCCGGCGTCGTACGATAGCCGCTTTCGGCGGAGGTGTAGATCACGTTGACGTTGCCGCAACGCTGGGCCTCGACAAGGGCTTTGCGGCCCCAGAAACCGGTGATGACGTAATCGGCTGTTTGGTCCGCACCCAGAAAATTGATCGGTATCATCGAGAACTGCATCGACGCCCCACCCTGCATAAACAAAATGCGGAAATTGTCGGGCACGTTCAGAACGTCGCGAAGGCCTTGTTCGGCTCCCGCGAGGATGGCTTCGAACTGCGTCGAGCGGTGGCTGATCTCCATCACGCTCATTCCGATGCCGTTGACTGAAAGAAGCTCGGCCTGTGCCCGTTCTAGAACTGGAAGCGGTATCGCCGCCGGGCCGGCACTGAAATTGAAAACTCTGTAGGTCATGTATCTCACGTGGGAGCTGTGACGCTCCAAAAATTTAATTGAGTAGATTATCACAGGGCTCGGCCCACCGCGATGTGCGGCAAGTCACAAGAGTTAGTTACATCGCTTTTTGAACGCGGACCAAAGCGGAAGTATTTAGGAAGATCGGTGGTCATCCGCTTGATCCTTTCTATCTGTCTTCAAAAACTAGGGCAATGTTCCCACTTCGGATCGCTGCAAGTTTTCGGTATATCAGATTTTTAGCGGTAAACTTATTAGGCGGCCCGCTCTTGCTTCGGAATTTCGTGGAAATTGGTTTAGAATAGAGGGAATTATTACAAACCCTCGATAAGGTTCGCGCATCTTACGAGTCGCCAATATCGGTCGTTTGTTAATATCGGAGGACGTATATGTTTCGCAAGTCATTAATTTCATTCATTTTTGCCGGCATCGTTATTTTTGTCGGCGGTGTCGCCATTTTTGCCCAGAATGCCCCGGTAACCGGCACCGTCGAAATGCTAAAGGCCGATGGTACGCGAGTTCCGGTTGAGGGAGCATTGGTTGAGGTTTTTAGAACCGACATCAAGGCGAGTTCGCCGCCCGCAAAGACGAATAAGCGTGGTGAATTCAACTTCGCCGGCCTTCAGCTCGGCTGGACGTTCATTCTATCCGTCTCGGCACCGGGTGCGGCACCGACCTATCTGACGAACGTCAAAGCCGGACAGGAACGCCTCCTGATCACAATGAATCCCGGTGACGGCAGCAAGATGGCTGAGGCTGATGTAAGGGCCCAGGCAGCTAAGCCGAAGGTGGCGGCCGGAAGTCCGGAAGCGGTTCAGAACACCGAGGAAATGAAGAAGGCTCAGGCTGAATACGAGTCCAAAAAGAAAGAGGTCGAGGAAAAGAACAAGAAAGCCCAGCAGACCAACGAGATCGTTACCGCTGCTCTCAAGGCCGGCAACGAAGCTTTCTCCGCCAAGAACATGGACCTTGCGATCACGAAGTATGATGAAGGCATCGCAGCCGATCCGCTTTACGTCGGCAGCGCACCGATCTTTTACAACAACCGCGGCATCGCCCTGAGAACCAGAGGCGTTGACAGCTACAACGTCGGCATCAAAGCCGGATCTGATGTAACTGCCAAGGTCGAAGCATTTAACAAAGCTAAGAAAGATTTTGCGGACGCGGCGGCCGGATACTTGAACTCGTGGAAGGTTCTCAAGGATGCACCGGCTACCGATATTACCGACAAAGCGAACTACGACAGCAATAAGATGGGAACGCTCCGCGGCTCTGTCGAGGTATTCCAGATGGCGGTACGCACCGAGCAGGTCGATCCAAGTGTGATCGAAGTAGCTAAGGTCATGATCCCGGAATATCAGGCGAATGAGCCGGATGCCGCAAAAAAGGCCGCTGCGAGCCTGGCTCTTGCAGACCTTTATCGCGTAGTCGGCGATTCGGACAATGCTATCGTCGCCTACAAGGCTATCCTGGAAACAACGCCGGATAACCCTGATGCACTTGTCGGAGCGGGATTGAGCCTCGTCAACATTGGCTATATCAACAACGATAAGACCAAGCTGCAGGAAGGATCAAATCTCCTCCAGAAATTCGTCGGCATCGCGCCGGACACGAACAAATTCAAAGCCGACGCGGTTGCTTTGATCGAAACGCTGAAGAAAGAACAGAACGTCACGCCGCAGAAGGTAACGACGCCGGCAAAGAAAAAGCCATAGTTTTGTTTTTGTAATTTTGAACGAAGGGCTGTCCGGTAAAATGGACAGCCCTTTTGGCAGAACCGGCTGCGTAAGTGTGCTTATAGTTTGGGTTGGTGCAAGGCTAGGTAGTTGTTTGGAATTGATCTTTGTTCCGCCCGCTTACGCAGGCGGTTCTGACCTGTATGACTTTAACGATTCGAAAAATGGAACCCGGCGACATTCCGGGCGTTTTGGAGCTTCTAAAGGAATTTGCCGAGTACGAAAAGCTGAGCGAGTATTGCACGGCAACGGCGGAACGGTTTTACGCCGCCTTGTTTGGAGCCGATGCGATGGTTGAGGGCTTGGTCGCCCGGAGTGGCGATATGCTGGCAGGCTACGCACTTTTCTATCCAAATTTCTCCAGCTTTCGCGGTGAACGCGGGATGCATCTCGAGGATATCTATCTAAAGCCGGAATTCCAGGGCGGTGGAAACGGGAAGGCGATGCTGAAGGAGATCGCCCGTATTACTGCTGATCGCGGCTTTGATCGCATCGATTTTCAGGTTTTGGATTGGAATACGCCGGCGATCGAGTTTTATAAGAAACTCGGGGCGGTCAGCAATGATGAGGAAACGCACTTTAAGTTCGCGGGTGAGGCGTTTACAGCCCTTGGAACTTAGGAGCCCTGGCCTGCAAAGCCGGTTCCTCCGGTGTGACCTTGATCAGAATTGTTCACCTTGATCGATTACTGCATACTTTAGCACACTCGAAGCAGGACGCTTGCGGGCGAGGGCGCCTGCGTTCCCGGGTTTAAGAAGGCAGTTCGATCCTGAAGGTCGTTCCAGAGCCGAGTGTTGATGTCACCGCGACCTCGCCGCCGTGCAGACGGGCAAGGTGTTTGACGATCGCGAGGCCAAGGCCGGTGCCGCCGATCTCGCGCGAACGGGCTCGGTCCGCCCGATAAAATCTCTCAAAGATCCTTTGTGCATGTTCCGGCAAAATGCCTTCGCCGGTATCCTCGACAGATATTACGTCACGGCCATCTGCCTGGTCAAAATCGACCGTAACTGAGCCGCTGTGACGATTAAATTTGATCGCGTTGTCGATCAGATTCGTTAGCATTTGTTCGAGCCGAACGGAATCCGCGAATATCACCGCTTGCTCCGGCACCAGATTTCGGAGGGCGATCTCGCGTTCTTTCGCCTTTGCCGAGAGGGTATTCATCACGTCCTGCACGGCAGTGTGCAGCCGAATTTCGCGGATATTGACGGCGACATTGCCTGATTCGATCAGCGAAAGCTCGAGGATATCAGCGATCAAGCTGTGCATCCGCTCGGCGTTCCGACGGATGACGTTGAGGAAATGGAGGTTATTCTCTTTGTCGTCGATACCGCCGTCCTCGAGCGTTTCGACAAAGGCGAGGATCGAGGTAAGCGGCGTTCGCAGCTCGTGCGAGATGTTTGAAAGAAATTCCTGACGGACCATCTCGAGCCGGTCGATCTGGGTGGTTTCGTAAAAGAATCCGATCGAAAAATTCTCGCCGCTGAGCTCGATCGGTGCAATGTGAACGTCAAATTTTCGCTTTTCGGCGGTCGGCAATTCGAGGCGGACATCGCTCGATATTTGAGAGACTATCGCTTTGCGAAAAGCTTCGTGCAGGTCCAGGTCGCGGATCACCTCGCTGAGGCGTTTTGTCTCAAGTTCCAGCCCGCCGTCACGGGCAAACGCCACCGCCGCCGGTACGTTACAGTGAGCGATCCGCATTGTAGAGTCGACCACGATCACGCCTTCGCGTGTCGTGTCGAGTATTTTTTGCAGTATCTGGTTCGAGGTCTGCGTTGCAGGCAGCTCGATCACGGCGGCATTCATATTTGAGAGCAGATATTACTTACATCCGATAAAACGATAACCCACGCCGACTACGGTTTCAATACATGAGCCGCATTCATCCAGCTTTTGCCGGAGGCGCCGGATGTGGACGTCGAGCGTACGGGTGTCGCCGAAATAGCTGTAGCCCCAGACGTTGTCGAGCAGCTGCTGACGCGAGGCAACGCGGCCGGAGTTTTGGATCAAATGCTCGAGCAGGGCAAATTCTTTTCGCGTGAGCTTAACCGCACGATCCGTGCACGTGACCCGCATGTCAGCAAAGTCGACGGTCAACTGAGGGTCAGAGTAGGTTGGCGAAGTTTCCGTGTCGACCCGCCGCAGAACGGAACGTACGCGGGCTATCACTTCTTTGATCGAGAACGGTTTGATGATGTAATCATCGGCTCCGGTATCGAGGCCAAGGATCTTGTCTCCTTCGGCTGCTTTGGCGGTAAGCATGATGACTGGCGTTTTTTCGGTGAGGGATTCGCGGCGAAGACGGCGGCAGAGTTCCATGCCGCTCATTCCGGGAAGCATCAGATCGAGCAGGATCAGCGAAGGCCGGTTCTTTTCGTCGAGAGCGAGACGCAAACCCTTCTCACCTGACTCGGCGATCAATGTGCGAAAACCCTCGCGCTTGAGGTTGTACTGCAACCCTTCAGCTATGTCCGCATCATCTTCGATGATCAGAATTGTATGCTGCATATCGATTGTCTGATTGTATGAAATTTCTACTGCGTAATCGACAGTCTAGGCGGACTGACTTAATAGCGTATGAACGGGATGTTACAAAAACATTAAATTTTAGAAATTAGTAAGGCGGCTTGATCGGTCATTCAGCGGCGTGTTGACGAGAAATCATTGTTACCTCGGTCTAAAACGCCTATAATTCCGAAAGCAGCAATGAGTTCGCGTCCACTCAGATCAATACTCCTCTTTTTCGTGCTTTTCGCGTGTTTCGCGGGAACAGCCAACGCGCAGGACTTCTTGCCGGAGCTCGTCAAGCGGATAAAGCCGTCTGCCGTCGCGATCGAGACGTTCGATGCAAAGGATGTTACCCTTTCGCGCGGGAGCGGTTTCTTTATCGCCGGCGATCGCATAATTACGAACCGGCACGTCATCGAAAGAGCCTCCCGCGTCGAGATCCATTTGCTCGACGGCAAGAAATACACTGTAAAGGGAGTTTTAGCGATCGATGGCGAAGGCGACCTCGCCTTGCTCTCGGTCGATGTGCCAAAAGGCTCGGCGAACCCGTTGCCTATCGTCAAGGCGGTGCCGTTGGAAGGGGAATCGGTAGTTGTCGTCGGCAACCCGTACGGGCTCGAGGGCAGTGTTTCGAACGGAATCGTCTCTGCCGTACGCGAGATCGGCGGTTATGGAAAGATCATTCAGATAACTGCGCCCATATCGCCGGGTTCCTCGGGTTCGCCCGTGGTAAATATGGCGGGGCAGGTGATCGGCGTTGCGACGCTTCAGGCAGCCGAGGGCCAAAGCCTGAATTTTGCCGTGCCTGCCGAACGAATTTCGCAGCTCAAGGTTACCGAGCTCCAAACCTTCTCGTCACTAAATTCAGAAACGCAAAAGAATAAGCGATCGGCTGCCGAGCGTCTGTATTCGCAAGGCCTGGCTCAACTTTCGCGGGATGATTATGCTCGTGCAGTTCCATATTTTGAAAAGGCGGCGGACACTGACCCAACGTATGCCGAGGCATGGTATCAGACGGGTTATTGCTACGGCATTCTAGAAAAACATACCGACGCCTTGCGGGCATCCCGGCAGGCGGCAAAGATCCGGCCTGATTGGGCGGCGGTTAATGTCAATATTGGAGCATCGAGCTACGCTTTGGGCCAGTATAAGGAAGCGGTCGATGCCTTCCGCCAGGCGATCCGGCTCGATGACGGTAATGCGGAAACACAGTATTCGCTCGGTTTGGCGCTCGGAAAACTGACCCGCACTGACGAA
Protein-coding sequences here:
- the serC gene encoding 3-phosphoserine/phosphohydroxythreonine transaminase; translated protein: MTYRVFNFSAGPAAIPLPVLERAQAELLSVNGIGMSVMEISHRSTQFEAILAGAEQGLRDVLNVPDNFRILFMQGGASMQFSMIPINFLGADQTADYVITGFWGRKALVEAQRCGNVNVIYTSAESGYRTTPGQAELNFSPDARYVHYVANETIEGVEFQYDIEGAGIPVICDMSSNIMSKPVDFDKFAMVYNGAQKNIGPSGIAVVFIREDMLEIIPQGLHSLLDYRNVAANDSMANTPNTWAIYIVGLVCDWLKEQGGLAAMQKRNIEKAGLLYNALDTSDGYFTGHANHDVRSMMNVTFKLPTPELDEKFCAEAEQNGLDGLRGHRSLGGIRASIYNAFPREGVTALVDFMQDFAQKNG
- a CDS encoding GNAT family N-acetyltransferase is translated as MEPGDIPGVLELLKEFAEYEKLSEYCTATAERFYAALFGADAMVEGLVARSGDMLAGYALFYPNFSSFRGERGMHLEDIYLKPEFQGGGNGKAMLKEIARITADRGFDRIDFQVLDWNTPAIEFYKKLGAVSNDEETHFKFAGEAFTALGT
- a CDS encoding ATP-binding protein — its product is MNAAVIELPATQTSNQILQKILDTTREGVIVVDSTMRIAHCNVPAAVAFARDGGLELETKRLSEVIRDLDLHEAFRKAIVSQISSDVRLELPTAEKRKFDVHIAPIELSGENFSIGFFYETTQIDRLEMVRQEFLSNISHELRTPLTSILAFVETLEDGGIDDKENNLHFLNVIRRNAERMHSLIADILELSLIESGNVAVNIREIRLHTAVQDVMNTLSAKAKEREIALRNLVPEQAVIFADSVRLEQMLTNLIDNAIKFNRHSGSVTVDFDQADGRDVISVEDTGEGILPEHAQRIFERFYRADRARSREIGGTGLGLAIVKHLARLHGGEVAVTSTLGSGTTFRIELPS
- a CDS encoding carboxypeptidase regulatory-like domain-containing protein is translated as MFRKSLISFIFAGIVIFVGGVAIFAQNAPVTGTVEMLKADGTRVPVEGALVEVFRTDIKASSPPAKTNKRGEFNFAGLQLGWTFILSVSAPGAAPTYLTNVKAGQERLLITMNPGDGSKMAEADVRAQAAKPKVAAGSPEAVQNTEEMKKAQAEYESKKKEVEEKNKKAQQTNEIVTAALKAGNEAFSAKNMDLAITKYDEGIAADPLYVGSAPIFYNNRGIALRTRGVDSYNVGIKAGSDVTAKVEAFNKAKKDFADAAAGYLNSWKVLKDAPATDITDKANYDSNKMGTLRGSVEVFQMAVRTEQVDPSVIEVAKVMIPEYQANEPDAAKKAAASLALADLYRVVGDSDNAIVAYKAILETTPDNPDALVGAGLSLVNIGYINNDKTKLQEGSNLLQKFVGIAPDTNKFKADAVALIETLKKEQNVTPQKVTTPAKKKP
- a CDS encoding response regulator transcription factor, which encodes MQHTILIIEDDADIAEGLQYNLKREGFRTLIAESGEKGLRLALDEKNRPSLILLDLMLPGMSGMELCRRLRRESLTEKTPVIMLTAKAAEGDKILGLDTGADDYIIKPFSIKEVIARVRSVLRRVDTETSPTYSDPQLTVDFADMRVTCTDRAVKLTRKEFALLEHLIQNSGRVASRQQLLDNVWGYSYFGDTRTLDVHIRRLRQKLDECGSCIETVVGVGYRFIGCK
- a CDS encoding L-seryl-tRNA(Sec) selenium transferase; protein product: MPSASAPNSVLRNLPSVDEVLRSETGSAIISAAGERHAAVLARAVIAELRSEISSDPSSELSKYDLLCNAESKLSEAWRLERLAGSHRVINATGVVIHTNLGRAPLSENARMAIADAAGYCTLEYDINTGKRGRRGQRAEELLAELTGAESVLIVNNCAAAAFFVLTGFGFGGEVIISRGEMVEIGGDFRVPDVLTQSGAVLREVGTTNRTKLADYEKAINEQTRVILRVHPSNYRIVGFTSMPGLDELADLAHRSGIVLYEDIGSGALIDLSGLGLTDEPQVNVSIAAGVDIVTFSGDKLLGGPQSGIIAGKAEYIERLRKHPLYRALRVDKLTYAALEATLEVYRRGSEADDVPVLRMLSMTKAEIRERAERFVNSAVAASEDPRDSASQISDLKFEIVDGVSAVGGGAAPNVTPETALIAVSHTHLSASRLEFALRNAPTPIITRIVDDRVMIDLRTVGEGEEAELAAALLSV
- a CDS encoding cold shock domain-containing protein; translation: MSKAIGKVKWFNNAKGYGFIEQPGEQDIFVHYSAIGGDGYKTLIQGQEVEFEVTDGPKGPQAENVMKVA
- a CDS encoding trypsin-like peptidase domain-containing protein — its product is MSSRPLRSILLFFVLFACFAGTANAQDFLPELVKRIKPSAVAIETFDAKDVTLSRGSGFFIAGDRIITNRHVIERASRVEIHLLDGKKYTVKGVLAIDGEGDLALLSVDVPKGSANPLPIVKAVPLEGESVVVVGNPYGLEGSVSNGIVSAVREIGGYGKIIQITAPISPGSSGSPVVNMAGQVIGVATLQAAEGQSLNFAVPAERISQLKVTELQTFSSLNSETQKNKRSAAERLYSQGLAQLSRDDYARAVPYFEKAADTDPTYAEAWYQTGYCYGILEKHTDALRASRQAAKIRPDWAAVNVNIGASSYALGQYKEAVDAFRQAIRLDDGNAETQYSLGLALGKLTRTDEEILAYRRAIAIKPDHANAMDKLGLALFRLKRYADAAAIFESLKIYRPDAKTYGNLGESLLEAGKAEESVEPLNTAINYNQDFEKARYNLGRAYIKLGKTEMAQAQYEILRSAKSDWADRLFVLLNP